Proteins from a genomic interval of Bombus affinis isolate iyBomAffi1 chromosome 14, iyBomAffi1.2, whole genome shotgun sequence:
- the LOC126924148 gene encoding flagellar hook-length control protein-like has product MFKLAVLAAVLAVATAAPGGLTGIIADHATGPITAPLVVSHAAALAPAAHVIAQPVAPIVRTAPIVTKSVLTAAPLPLLSAHGLH; this is encoded by the exons ATGTTCAAGTTG GCTGTTCTCGCCGCCGTCCTGGCTGTCGCTACCGCCGCCCCTGGTGGTCTCACTGGCATCATCGCTGACCACGCAACCGGCCCAATTACGGCTCCCTTGGTCGTCTCGCACGCGGCTGCTCTGGCACCAGCTGCCCACGTGATCGCCCAGCCCGTTGCCCCCATCGTCCGCACCGCTCCCATCGTCACCAAGTCCGTGCTGACCGCCGCACCCCTGCCCCTCCTTTCTGCGCACGGCTTGCATTAG